The Caretta caretta isolate rCarCar2 chromosome 10, rCarCar1.hap1, whole genome shotgun sequence genome has a window encoding:
- the LOC142073361 gene encoding uncharacterized protein LOC142073361 encodes MQSSSAQVTMMESQNRKRAPAWTEREVRDLIAVWGEESVLSELRSSFRNAKTFLKISQDMKDRGHNRDPKQCRVKLKELRQAYQKTREANSRSGSEPQTCRFYDELHAILGGSATTTPAVLFDSFNGDGGNTEVGFGDEEDDDEEEVVDSSQQASGETGFPDSQELFLTLDLEPVPPEPTQGCLLDSAGGEGTSAACVSMITGSSPSQRLVKLRKKKKRTRDEMFSELMLSSHTDRAQTNAWRQIMSE; translated from the exons atgcagagctcatcagcacaggtgaccatgatggagtcccagaatcgcaaaagagctccagcatggaccgaacgggaggtacgggatctgatcgctgtttggggagaggaatccgtgctatcagaactccgttccagttttcgaaatgccaaaacctttctgaaaatctcccaggacatgaaggacagaggccataacagggacccgaagcagtgccgcgtgaaactgaaggagctgaggcaagcctaccagaaaaccagagaggcgaacagccgctctgggtcagagccccaaacatgccgcttctatgatgagctgcatgccattttagggggttcagccaccactaccccagccgtgttgtttgactccttcaatggagatggaggcaatacggaagtaggttttggggacgaagaagatgatgatgaggaggaggttgtagatagctcacagcaagcaagtggagaaaccggttttcccgacagccaggaactgtttctcaccctagacctggagccagtaccccccgaacccacccaaggctgcctcctggactcagcaggtggagaagggacctctg ctgcatgtgtttcaatgatcacaggatcttctccttcccagaggctagtgaagcttagaaagaaaaaaaaacgcactcgcgatgaaatgttctccgagctcatgctgtcctcccacactgacagagcacagacgaatgcgtggaggcaaataatgtcagagtga
- the SENP8 gene encoding sentrin-specific protease 8 produces the protein MDPVVLSYVDSLLRQSDVSLLDPPSWLNDHIIGFAFEYFSSDQFQDFSEQVCFVSPEVAQFIKCATSQDEVAMFLKPLGLPHKEVVFLAINDNSNQAAGGTHWSLLVYFRDKNCFAHYDSHSKSNSAHAKLVAGKLEAFLGKSGDKVAFIEEKAPAQQNSYDCGMYVICNTEALCQGYFRGQQEPVLQLLTPPYITRKRAEWKALIAKLARK, from the coding sequence ATGGACCCTGTTGTTCTGAGTTATGTGGACAGTTTGCTGAGGCAGTCGGATGTTTCCTTGCTGGATCCCCCCAGCTGGCTTAATGACCACATCATTGGGTTTGCCTTTGAGTACTTTTCTAGTGACCAGTTCCAAGACTTTTCCGAACAAGTATGCTTTGTCAGCCCTGAAGTGGCTCAGTTCATCAAGTGTGCCACCAGCCAGGATGAGGTAGCCATGTTCCTGAAGCCGCTGGGCCTCCCGCACAAGGAGGTTGTGTTCCTGGCCATCAATGATAACTCCAACCAGGCTGCTGGGGGCACCCATTGGAGCCTCTTGGTTTACTTCCGGGACAAAAACTGCTTTGCTCATTATGACTCCCACAGTAAGAGCAACTCTGCCCATGCCAAGCTGGTGGCAGGAAAGCTGGAGGCATTTCTGGGAAAAAGCGGAGACAAAGTGGCCTTCATAGAGGAGAAGGCCCCTGCACAGCAGAACAGCTATGACTGTGGAATGTATGTGATCTGTAACACAGAGGCTCTGTGTCAGGGATATTTTAGGGGACAGCAGGAACCAGTACTGCAGCTCCTCACTCCTCCTTATATCACACGGAAGAGGGCAGAATGGAAAGCTCTCATTGCCAAACTTGCACGCAAATGA